CCGGTCTGCGCATCGCCGGCGCCTGGCACGTCTACTTCATCGACAGCGACGCCGACGCCGCGGTGGATACCGCCACCGCGCAACGCATCCTGCAGGCGCAGGACGCGCCGATCGCCGCCGAGGCCGGCACCTGCTCGCGCTACGTGGTGCCGCGGCTGGGCACGCGCTCGCCGTGGTCGAGCAAGGCCACCGAACTGGTACGCGGCGCTGGCCTGGCGATCCGCCGCGTGGAGCGCGGCACCCGCCTGGACCTGGCCGGCTGGCCGCAGGACGCGATCCAGCAGGCGGCGCTGGCCAAGCTGCTGCACGACCCGATGACCCAGTCGCTGCTGGACAGCGCGACCCAGGCGCAGGCGCTGTTCCAGGCGCCGGCGCGCGGCGACGTCGAGCGCATCGCGCTGGACCAGCTGGAAGCGGCCAACGCGCGGCTGGGCCTGGCCCTGGCCCAGGACGAGATCGACTACCTGCGCCAGCGCTTCGGCGAACTCGGCCGCGATCCGGCCGACGTCGAACTGATGATGTTCGCGCAGGCCAATTCCGAGCACTGCCGGCACAAGATCTTCAACGCCAGCTGGAGCATCGACGGCAAGGAGCAGGAACGCTCGCTGTTCCGGATGATCAAGCACACCCACCAGCAGACCCCGCAGCACACGCTCAGCGCGTACAGCGACAACGCCGCGGTGGTGGAAGGGCATCCGGCCGCGCGCTACCGCCCGGATCCGGCCAGCGGCGAATACCGCAGCGAGCCGGTGACGCCGTCGGCGTTCTGCATCAAGGTCGAGACCCACAACCACCCGACCGCGATCGCGCCGTTCCCGGGCGCCTCCACCGGCGCCGGCGGCGAGATCCGCGACGAGGGCGCCACCGGCCGCGGCGGCAAGCCCAAGGCCGGCCTGACCGGTTTCAGCGTCTCGCACCTGCGCATCCCCACGCTGCCGCAGCCGTGGGAGGGCGAGCGCCCGTTGAACCCGCGCATGGCCCCGGCGCTGGAGATCATGCTCGAGGCCCCGCTCGGCGGCGCCGCGTTCAACAACGAATTCGGCCGGCCCAACCTGCTCGGCTATTTCCGCAGCTTCGAACTGCCCGAGGCGCAGGATCTGACCCGCGCCTACGACAAGCCGATCATGCTCGCCGGCGGCCTCGGCGCGATCGACCGCATCCAGGTCGAGAAGATCCGCCTGCAGCCCGGCGATGCGGTGATCGTGCTCGGCGGCCCGGCGATGCTGATCGGCCTGGGCGGCGGCGCGGCCAGTTCGGTGGCCTCCGGCGACAGCGCCGAGGACCTGGATTTCGCCAGCGTGCAGCGCGACAACCCGGAGATGGAGCGGCGCGTGCAGGAGGTCATCGACCGCTGCGTGGCGCTGGGCACCGACAACCCGATCCGCTGGTTCCACGACGTCGGCGCCGGCGGGCTGTCCAACGCCATTCCCGAGTTGCTGCACGACTCCAGCGTGGGCGGCATCATCGACCTGGACCGCGTGCCCAGCGACGACCCGTCGCTGTCGCCGATGCAGCTGTGGTGCAACGAATCGCAGGAACGCTACGTGCTCGGCGTGCCGCAGGCGCGCCTGGCCGAATTCGCCGCGATCTGCGAACGCGAGCGCTGCCCGTTCGCCGCGGTCGGCGTGGCCACTGCCGAAGAACGGCTGGTGGTGGGATATGGGGTGCTCGGGACTCGGGACTCGGGACTCGGGACTCGGATGGAGCAAATGCAGGCGGCAAGCACGCTGCATGCGTCGACCGTCGATCTTGCAGTTCCCGCTGAACCCGCTTCTGCCGAGTCCCGAGTCCCGAGTCCCGAGTCCCGCCAGCACCCCATCGATTTACCCATGGACGTGCTGTTCGGCAAAGCCCCGAAGATGCACCGCGATGCGCGGCAGCCGCCGGCGCCGCGCTGGCCGGAGCTAGACACCGACACGCTGGACCTGCGCCAAGCCGGGTTGCGCGTGCTGGCGCATCCGGCGGTGGCGGCCAAGAGCTTCCTGGTCACCATCGGCGACCGCAGCGTCGGCGGGCTGACCGCGCGCGAGCAGATGATCGGCCCGTGGCAGCTGCCGCTGGCCGATTGCGCGATCACCCTGGCCGGGTTCGATACGTACGCCGGCGAAGCGATGGCGATCGGCGAGCGCACCCCGCTGGCGCTGCTCGATGCCGCCGCCGCGGCGCGCATGGCGGTCGGCGAAGCGATCACCAACCTGTGCGCGGCGCCGGTCGAGGCGCTGGCCCAGGTCAAGCTGTCGGCGAACTGGATGGCCGCGGCCAACCACGCCGGCGAGGACGCGCGGCTGTACGCCGCGGTCAAGGCCGTGGGCATGGAACTGTGCCCGCAGCTGGAGCTGAGCATTCCGGTCGGCAAGGATTCGTTGTCGATGCAGGCGCAGTGGAATGTGGCCGGGACTCGGGACCGAGTGGTCGGGACCGGGGACCGGGGACCGGGGACCGGGGAGGAGCAAGAGCAGGATGCCCGCGATCCCGCCGTCGCCGATCCTGCCGCTGTTCCGGGTCCCTGGTCCCGGGTCCCCGGTCCCGGCTCCACCACACACAAAAGCGTTTCCCCCGTCTCCCTCATCGTCTCCGCGTTCGCCCCGGTGGCCGATGCGCGCACCCAGCTGACGCCGTTGCTGGCGCGCGAGGCCGACAGCGAGTTGTGGCTGATCGGGCTGGGCGGCGGCAAGCAGCGCCTGGGCGGGTCGGTGCTGGCGCAGGTGCATGCCGAAGGCGGCTTGCCGGCGTTCGGCGGGCCGGTGCCTGACCTGGACGATGCGCAGCGGTTGCGCGCGTTCTTCGAACTGATCCGCGATGCGCGCGCGGCTGGGCTGCTGCTGGCCTACCACGACCGCAGCGACGGCGGTGCCTTCGCAACCCTGTGCGAAATGGCCTTCGCCTCGCGCCAGGGCCTGGAGATCAACCTCGACGCCTGGGGCGACGATCCGTTCCGCAGCCTGTTCAACGAGGAACTGGGCGCGGTGGTGCAGATCGCCAAGGAAGACCGCGCCGCGTTCGCCGACCTGGTCGAGCGCCATGCGCTGACCGAATGCGCGCAGCGCATCGCCCGTCCCAGCACCGCCGCGGTGGTACGCGTGGGGCTAGCCGGCAAGACCCTGGTCGAATGGCGCTGGGAGGAGCTGTTCGATGCGTGGTGGTCGGTGAGCCATGCCCTGCAAAAGCTGCGCGACAACCCCGACAGCGCCGATGAGGAACGCGCCGTGGCGCGCGATTTCGCCGCGCCTGGCCTGAAGCCGAAGCTGGCGTTCGACCCGGCCGAGGATGTGGGCGCGCCGTTCGTCGCCAGCGGCCAGCGGCCGAAGGTGGCGATCCTGCGCGAGCAGGGCGTCAACGGCCAGATCGAGATGGCCAATGCGTTCGAGCGCGCCGGCTTCCGCGCCTTCGACGTGCACATGAGCGACCTGATCGCCGGCCGCGTGGACCTGGCCGATTTCGTCGGCCTGGCCGCCTGCGGCGGCTTCAGCTACGGCGACGTGCTCGGCGCCGGCCGCGGCTGGGCCACCTCGATCCTGGAGCGGCCCGCCTTGCGCGACGCGTTCGCGGCGTTCTTCGCGCGCCCGGACACCTTCGCGCTGGGCGTGTGCAACGGCTGCCAGATGCTGAGCCAGCTCAAGGACATCATCCCCGGTGCCGAGCATTGGCCGCGCTTCCTGCGCAACCGCAGCGAGCAGTTCGAGGCGCGCACCAGCCTGCTGGAAGTGGTGGAGTCGCCGTCGATCTTCCTGCGCGGCATGGCCGGCTCGCGGATCCCGGTGGCGGTGGCGCACGGCGAAGGCCGCGCCGAGTTCGACACTGCCGTCGACCAGGCCGCCGCGCGCGTGGCGCTGCGCTTCGTCGATGGCAACGGCGAGGTCGCGCAGCGCTATCCGCTGAACCCGAACGGCTCGCCCGACGGCATCACTGGCCTGACCAGCGACGACGGCCGGGTGACGATCCTGATGCCGCATCCGGAGCGCACCCAGCGCACGCTCAACCTCAGCTGGCACCCCGAGGGCTGGCCCGACGATTCGCCGTGGCTGCGCATGTTCCGCAACGCGCGGGTGTGGGTGGGCTGAGCACGCGCCTGCCGCGTCCGCCGTTGGCGGGCGCGGCGGCATGCTGCAAGCGGGCACGCCTTGCGCCGCCCCGGCGCATGATCCGTTGCGGCGCGTGCGCTGCACCGTGTCGGCCGGCGGCTGATTCCAGCCCTGTGGGAGCGATTTTCCCTTGTGGGAGCGACTTCAGTCGCGACGAACCGACCCGGAAAACGTAGCGGCATCGGCGTCGGTGCACTCACCTCCACGAGCCGCTTCGCGCCCGGACCCTCACCCCAACCCCTCTCCCGGTGGGAGAGGGGCTAACGGCTGTTCCCTTCTCCCACCGGGAAAGCAGGCGCGGCTGTTCCCTTCTCCCCTCGGGAGAAGGTGCCCCGCAGGGGCGGATGAGGGTACGGGCGAAGCCTCGTGCACCCGACTCAGCGAGTCGCTTCGCGCCGGACCCTCACCCCAACCCCTCTCCCGGTGGGAGAGGGGCTAACGGCTGCTCCCTTCTCCCATCGGGAAAGGCAGGCGCGGCTGTTCCCTTCTCCCCTCGGGAGAAGGTGCCCCGCAGGGGCGGATGAGGTATGGGCGAAGCCTCGCGCACCCAACTCAGCGAGTCGCTTCGCGCCGGACCCTCACCCCAACCCCTCTCCCGGAGGGAGAGGGGCTGACGGCTGCTCCCTTCTCCCATCGGGAAAGGCAGGCGCGGCTGTTCCCTTCTCCCCTCGGGAGAAGGTGCCCCGCAGGGGCGGATGAGGGTACGGGCGAAGCCTCGCGCACCCGACTCAGCGAGCCGCTTCGCGCCGGACCCTCACCCCAACCCCTCTCCCGGAGGGAGAGGGGCTGACGGCCTTTCCCTTCTCCCATCGGGAAAGGCAGGCGCGGCTGTTCCCTTCTCCCCTCGGGAGAAGGTGCCCCGCAGGGGCGGATGAGGGTCCGGGCGAAGCCTCGCGCACCCGACTCAGCGAGCCGCTTCGCGCCGGACCCTCACCCCAACCCCTCTCCCGGTGGGAGAGGGGCTGACGGCCTTTCCCTTCTCCCATCGGGAAAGGCAGGCGCGGCTGTTCCCTTCTCCCCTCGGGAGAAGGTGCCCCGCAGGGGCGGATGAGGGTCCGGGCGAAGCCTCGCGCACCCGACTCAGCGAGCCGCTTCGCGCCGGACCCTCACCCCAACCCCTCTCCCGGTGGGAGAGGGGCTGACGGCTGCTCCCTTCTCCCCTCGGGAAAGGCAGGGCGCGGCTGTTCCCTTCTCCCCTCGGGAGAAGGTGCCCCGCAGGGGCGGATGAGGGTACGGGCGAAGCCTCGCGCACCCAACTCAGCGAGCCGCTTCGCGCCGGACCCTCACCCCAACCCCTCTCCCGGTGGGAGAGGGGCGCCAGCGCCCGCCGCCGCCGTCCAACGACCGCGTTCTGCGCAGTTGCGCTTGTGCACGGCCGCACGCAAGCGGCTTTCGGCATCGGCAGCACCCTCGTCTGGCCGCGGGCTCGCCGGCACGTCGATCCACGTCAAACCCTTGGCGCAGCAGCGGCTCGCATGACTGCTGCGTGTCAACGTTCGGCAAGTGTTGTGCCGAGAATTTGGCGGAATGTCTTGTTTTGATTGAATTTTATCTAAAAATTAACAATTAAGTCGCAAATGTGGGACTTCCATCCCGTGTTATGTGGTTTCAAGTCAAAAACTTGACGTACTCAAGATACGGGGTTAACACTCCAGACAGTTCCGCATTTCATCTCAGTTCATCAACGAAAACGAGTTGCGACAGGCGCAAGCCTTTCGCGCCCTGGGGTACCAGGGAGACATGCGGCGCCAAATACCGACAGGGGGTCGGCCGGCTGGAATGCCGGGCGAGGGTGGCTTTTTGACCAAAAACCAGCCTATTTGAGGAGCAGCAGTCGATGAATCGGATTTATCGCAAGGTCTGGAACAAGGCGTTGGGGATGTGGACCGTGGCCTCGGAACTGGCCAGCGGCGATTCCCGCGGACAGCTGGTCCGCGAAGGCAGGGCAGGACGCGCGCAGGGCCTGGCCCTGTCGGCCGCGATCGCCATGGCGCTGGGCGCCGGCACCGCGGTCCTGCCCTCGGCCGCGCAAGCGCAGGCGCTGCAGATCGGCGACGGCGCCAGCGCCAGCGGCGACTACGCCACCGCGGTCGGCGCCGAGAGCAACGCCAGCGGCGAACAGAGCACCGCGACCGGCGCGGCCAGCAACGCCAGCGGCGACGGCAGCGTGGCCAGCGGCACGCTCAGCGAAGCGACCGGCCTGGAATCCACCGCGCTCGGCTACTACAGCACCGCCAGCGGTACCGGCGCGACCGCGCTCGGCGCCGAGAGCATCGCCAACGGCGTCGCCACCGCGGCGGTCGGCCTGGCCGCCAGCGCCGACGCCGACTACGCCACCGCCATCGGCGGTTTCGCCACCGCGACCGGCCGCAACAGCACCGCGCTGGGCAACGCCGCCGTGGCGCAGGGCGAGAACAGCGTGGCGCTGGGCGCCGACGCGCTCGCCGATCGCGACAACAGCGTCTCGGTCGGCAGCGCCGGCAACGAGCGCCAGATCACCAACGTCGCCGCCGGCACCGAGGCTACCGATGCGGTCAACGTGGCGCAGCTGGACGCGGTCAAGCAGACCGCCGACACCACCGCCAAGTATTTCCAGTCCAGCGGAAGCGCCGACAGCGACGCCGGCGCCTATGTCGAAGGCGACAACGCGCTGGCCGCCGGCGAAGGCGCCAACGCGATCGGCAACGGCAGCAGCGCGCTCGGCAGCGGCGCTACCACCCAGGGCGGCAACGCCACCGCGGTCGGCAGCAACGCCACCGCCGTGGGCGCTTCGGCGACCGCGGTCGGCGGTGCGCTGTCGATCGTCGACGAAGACGGCGAGGTGGTGCTGGAAGGCACCACCAGCGCCACCGCACAGGGCGCCAGCGCGTTCGGCGCCGGCGCGCAGGGCAATGGCGCGTTCTCCACCGCGCTGGGCACCGCCGCGCGCGCCGACGGCGTGCAGAGCACAGCCACCGGTTTCTCCGCCGAAGCTGCCGGTCTGGCGAGCACCGCGAACGGCGGCTTCAGCCAGGCCGGCGGCGATTTCGCCTCCGCCTTCGGCTACGGCGCCAATGCCAGCGGCGGCAGCGCCGTGGCGGTGGGCGAGTCGAGCCTGGCCAGCGGCGAATCAAGCACCGCGGTCGGCGGCAGCGTGCTCGGCTTTTTCACCACCGAGGCGCAGGGCGAAGGCGGCTCGGCGTTCGGCGCCGGCGCCTGGGCCAACGGCGCGTTCTCCACCTCGATCGGCTGGCTGAGTTCGGCCGACGGCGACTCCAGCACCGCGCTCGGTGGCGCCTCCTGGGCGCAGGCCGAGGACTCCACCGCGCTGGGCTACGGCGCCAAGGCAGGGGCCGCCGGCAGCGTCGCGCTCGGCCAGGGTTCCACCGCCGATCGCGCCGACACGGTCTCGGTCGGCAGCGCCGGCAACGAACGCCAGATCGCCAATGTCGCCGCCGGTACCGAGGGCACCGATGCGGTGAACCTGGACCAGCTCGCTGCGGTCGCCGACGTCGCCGACACCACCGCGCGCCTGTTCTCGGCCAACGGCGAGGGCAGCGCGCTGGCGCAGGGCGAGGAGGCCACCGCCTCCGGTTCCAACGCATCGGCCGACGGCGACTACGCCACCGCGCTCGGTTCCAGCAGTTTCGCAGGCGGCATCGCCGCCTCGGCGGTCGGCAGCGGCGCGGTG
This sequence is a window from Xanthomonas sp. CFBP 8443. Protein-coding genes within it:
- the purL gene encoding phosphoribosylformylglycinamidine synthase, which produces MIVLEGASALSPFRRARLETRLQSVVPGLRIAGAWHVYFIDSDADAAVDTATAQRILQAQDAPIAAEAGTCSRYVVPRLGTRSPWSSKATELVRGAGLAIRRVERGTRLDLAGWPQDAIQQAALAKLLHDPMTQSLLDSATQAQALFQAPARGDVERIALDQLEAANARLGLALAQDEIDYLRQRFGELGRDPADVELMMFAQANSEHCRHKIFNASWSIDGKEQERSLFRMIKHTHQQTPQHTLSAYSDNAAVVEGHPAARYRPDPASGEYRSEPVTPSAFCIKVETHNHPTAIAPFPGASTGAGGEIRDEGATGRGGKPKAGLTGFSVSHLRIPTLPQPWEGERPLNPRMAPALEIMLEAPLGGAAFNNEFGRPNLLGYFRSFELPEAQDLTRAYDKPIMLAGGLGAIDRIQVEKIRLQPGDAVIVLGGPAMLIGLGGGAASSVASGDSAEDLDFASVQRDNPEMERRVQEVIDRCVALGTDNPIRWFHDVGAGGLSNAIPELLHDSSVGGIIDLDRVPSDDPSLSPMQLWCNESQERYVLGVPQARLAEFAAICERERCPFAAVGVATAEERLVVGYGVLGTRDSGLGTRMEQMQAASTLHASTVDLAVPAEPASAESRVPSPESRQHPIDLPMDVLFGKAPKMHRDARQPPAPRWPELDTDTLDLRQAGLRVLAHPAVAAKSFLVTIGDRSVGGLTAREQMIGPWQLPLADCAITLAGFDTYAGEAMAIGERTPLALLDAAAAARMAVGEAITNLCAAPVEALAQVKLSANWMAAANHAGEDARLYAAVKAVGMELCPQLELSIPVGKDSLSMQAQWNVAGTRDRVVGTGDRGPGTGEEQEQDARDPAVADPAAVPGPWSRVPGPGSTTHKSVSPVSLIVSAFAPVADARTQLTPLLAREADSELWLIGLGGGKQRLGGSVLAQVHAEGGLPAFGGPVPDLDDAQRLRAFFELIRDARAAGLLLAYHDRSDGGAFATLCEMAFASRQGLEINLDAWGDDPFRSLFNEELGAVVQIAKEDRAAFADLVERHALTECAQRIARPSTAAVVRVGLAGKTLVEWRWEELFDAWWSVSHALQKLRDNPDSADEERAVARDFAAPGLKPKLAFDPAEDVGAPFVASGQRPKVAILREQGVNGQIEMANAFERAGFRAFDVHMSDLIAGRVDLADFVGLAACGGFSYGDVLGAGRGWATSILERPALRDAFAAFFARPDTFALGVCNGCQMLSQLKDIIPGAEHWPRFLRNRSEQFEARTSLLEVVESPSIFLRGMAGSRIPVAVAHGEGRAEFDTAVDQAAARVALRFVDGNGEVAQRYPLNPNGSPDGITGLTSDDGRVTILMPHPERTQRTLNLSWHPEGWPDDSPWLRMFRNARVWVG